In Candidatus Roseilinea sp., one DNA window encodes the following:
- a CDS encoding integron integrase, with product MSAQPNAPATSTTQSAKRYNLDSSPTFRKLREALRIRHMSRRTEESYVFYVLDYCRFLNMDDPRHHGPASIRAYLAHLATDRHVSANTQNVALSAVLFLYRHVLHIPIERMDDLPWAQRPRRVPVVFTRDEVKAILAHTEGVYHLILSLLYGTGMRLSEGLSLRIKDVDFGYRQITVFDGKGDKDRVVPLPARLEAPLRAQIAIAQRLHETDLQAGFGAVTLPDALARKYPNAPKSPGWQYVFPAAGRTTDPQTGRQMRHHIHETSVQRAMHEAMRKAGIQKHASVHTLRHSFATHLLENGYDIRTVQELLGHRDVKTTMIYTHVMQKGARAVRSPLDED from the coding sequence ATGTCCGCTCAACCTAATGCGCCCGCGACGTCAACCACTCAATCGGCTAAGCGCTACAACCTCGATAGCTCACCTACCTTCCGCAAGCTGCGCGAGGCTCTGCGCATCCGACACATGAGCCGGCGCACCGAAGAGTCTTATGTGTTCTACGTGCTCGACTATTGCCGCTTCCTCAACATGGATGACCCGCGACACCACGGCCCCGCGTCCATCCGCGCCTACCTCGCCCACCTCGCCACCGACCGGCACGTCTCGGCCAACACCCAGAACGTCGCCCTCAGCGCCGTGCTCTTCCTCTACCGCCACGTGCTGCACATCCCGATCGAGCGTATGGACGACCTCCCTTGGGCACAACGCCCGCGCCGCGTGCCCGTTGTCTTCACCCGTGACGAGGTCAAGGCCATCCTCGCCCACACCGAAGGCGTCTATCACCTCATCCTCAGCCTGCTCTACGGCACCGGCATGCGCCTGAGCGAAGGCCTCAGTCTGCGCATCAAGGACGTGGACTTCGGCTACCGGCAGATCACCGTCTTCGACGGCAAGGGGGATAAGGACCGCGTCGTGCCGCTGCCGGCCAGGCTGGAAGCGCCACTGCGCGCGCAAATCGCCATCGCGCAACGGCTTCATGAAACAGACTTGCAGGCCGGCTTCGGCGCAGTCACTTTGCCCGATGCGCTCGCCCGCAAGTACCCCAACGCGCCGAAGTCGCCGGGCTGGCAATACGTCTTCCCCGCTGCCGGCCGCACCACCGATCCGCAGACCGGCCGGCAAATGCGTCATCACATCCACGAAACCAGCGTGCAGCGCGCCATGCACGAGGCGATGCGCAAGGCCGGCATCCAGAAGCACGCCAGCGTCCACACCTTGCGCCACAGCTTCGCCACCCACCTGCTCGAAAACGGCTATGACATCCGCACAGTGCAGGAGCTGCTCGGCCACCGCGACGTAAAGACGACGATGATCTACACCCATGTGATGCAGAAGGGCGCGCGCGCCGTCCGCAGTCCGCTCGACGAAGATTGA
- a CDS encoding ABC transporter substrate-binding protein yields the protein MNGKVNKLSRRTLLKGLGFGAGAVALAACAMPATPAAPAAPAAPAATVAPEATAAPAAEATAAPTTAPASAGAVEIVHWGFSGGLGKTEEQLAQMWNEMQSEVKVTLQVQGNYEETAQKLTAALAAQQGPDMVLLSDVWWFKFFRARALMPLNDLIKEQNMDTADFVESLWNEGVRKDVQYWIPFARSTPLFYYNADMLEAAGLPARGPETWDEMREWAPKLVKKEGDTMKVAAFAHPGAASYVAWLFQCVIRQFGGRYSDPDFNILLTEPDSIRAGQFYQDTVNKEGWAIASQDVTKDFVTGMAATAMLSTGALAGVLRDAQFKVGTAFLPKEKFFNCCTGGAGLAILTTTPMEKARAAIKYIDYATGNDGGAFWAQNTGYMPVRKSTAASESYKQFFEKVPQAKTAVEQLPLTEAQDAARVFIPGGDQIIGKGLERILIGNEPVEAVFTEVKAILEKEAEPVKQDIAAMG from the coding sequence ATGAACGGGAAAGTAAACAAACTCTCGCGACGCACCCTGCTCAAGGGCCTCGGCTTTGGCGCCGGCGCGGTTGCGCTGGCAGCATGCGCTATGCCGGCGACGCCTGCTGCGCCTGCTGCGCCGGCCGCTCCGGCTGCGACCGTGGCGCCGGAGGCCACCGCTGCGCCGGCTGCTGAGGCGACGGCTGCGCCGACTACGGCGCCCGCTTCCGCCGGTGCAGTCGAGATCGTCCACTGGGGCTTCAGCGGCGGCTTGGGCAAGACCGAGGAGCAGCTGGCTCAAATGTGGAACGAGATGCAGTCCGAAGTGAAGGTGACCTTGCAGGTGCAGGGCAACTACGAGGAGACCGCACAGAAGTTGACCGCGGCACTGGCCGCTCAGCAAGGGCCGGACATGGTGCTGCTCTCCGACGTGTGGTGGTTCAAGTTCTTCCGCGCCAGGGCGCTGATGCCGCTGAACGACCTGATCAAAGAGCAGAATATGGACACGGCCGACTTCGTCGAGTCGCTGTGGAACGAGGGCGTGCGCAAGGACGTGCAGTACTGGATCCCCTTCGCGCGCAGCACGCCGCTGTTCTACTACAACGCCGACATGCTGGAGGCAGCCGGCCTGCCCGCGCGCGGCCCGGAGACCTGGGATGAGATGCGGGAGTGGGCGCCCAAGCTGGTCAAGAAGGAAGGCGACACGATGAAGGTCGCCGCCTTCGCGCACCCCGGCGCAGCGTCGTATGTGGCCTGGCTGTTCCAGTGCGTCATCCGCCAGTTCGGCGGCCGCTACAGCGACCCGGACTTCAACATCCTACTCACCGAGCCGGACAGCATCCGCGCCGGCCAGTTCTATCAGGACACGGTCAACAAAGAGGGCTGGGCGATCGCCTCGCAGGACGTGACGAAAGACTTCGTCACCGGCATGGCGGCCACCGCCATGCTCTCCACCGGCGCGCTGGCTGGCGTGCTGCGCGACGCGCAGTTCAAGGTCGGCACGGCTTTCCTGCCCAAGGAGAAGTTCTTCAACTGCTGCACCGGCGGCGCGGGCTTGGCCATCCTGACCACCACGCCGATGGAGAAGGCGCGTGCGGCGATCAAGTACATTGACTATGCCACCGGCAATGATGGCGGCGCGTTCTGGGCACAGAACACCGGTTACATGCCCGTGCGCAAGAGCACGGCCGCGAGCGAGAGCTACAAGCAGTTCTTCGAGAAGGTGCCGCAGGCCAAGACGGCCGTCGAGCAATTGCCGCTGACCGAGGCGCAGGACGCCGCGCGCGTGTTCATCCCCGGCGGCGACCAGATCATCGGCAAGGGCCTGGAGCGCATCCTGATCGGCAACGAACCGGTCGAGGCGGTCTTCACCGAGGTCAAAGCTATCCTGGAGAAGGAGGCCGAGCCGGTGAAGCAGGACATCGCCGCGATGGGTTGA
- a CDS encoding glycerol-3-phosphate ABC transporter permease, producing MRDIALATSSDRQLATNHRAAQATQRILGYVAMVAVVLIIGIPVAWVLSGALKTNREIFTTTPQLLPANPTFDNFGKAWRAAPFDRFYFNSFITTLLGAGAEVIMAVTTAYALVFVRFPKRDWIFILLLLALMVPEEVVLVPNYLTIAGWRMVNTYPGIVLPGASIAFGTFLLRQYFRTIPLDLIDAARVDGAGHVRTLLNVVVPVAAPAVATTALLSITAKWNEYLWPLLITTTEDMRTLPVGISRLLDQEGNTEWGVVMAATLFVIVPVMLVFLYAQRFVVDGIAAGAVKG from the coding sequence ATGCGTGACATCGCCCTTGCTACGTCCAGCGACCGCCAACTGGCCACGAACCACCGCGCTGCGCAGGCCACTCAGCGCATCTTGGGATATGTGGCCATGGTCGCCGTGGTGCTGATCATCGGCATTCCGGTGGCCTGGGTGCTGTCCGGCGCGCTGAAGACCAATCGGGAGATCTTCACCACCACGCCGCAACTTCTGCCGGCCAACCCGACGTTCGATAACTTCGGCAAAGCGTGGCGCGCCGCGCCCTTCGACCGTTTCTACTTCAACAGCTTCATCACCACGCTGCTGGGCGCCGGCGCCGAGGTGATCATGGCGGTGACCACGGCTTACGCGCTCGTGTTCGTGCGCTTCCCCAAGCGCGATTGGATCTTCATCTTGCTGCTGTTGGCGCTGATGGTGCCGGAGGAAGTGGTGCTCGTGCCGAATTACCTCACCATCGCCGGCTGGCGCATGGTGAACACCTATCCCGGCATCGTGCTGCCCGGCGCTTCGATTGCCTTCGGCACCTTCCTGCTGCGGCAGTACTTTCGCACGATTCCGCTCGACCTGATTGACGCGGCCAGGGTGGACGGCGCGGGTCACGTGCGCACGCTGCTGAACGTGGTGGTGCCGGTGGCTGCGCCGGCGGTGGCCACTACCGCCTTGTTGTCCATTACGGCCAAGTGGAACGAATACCTCTGGCCGTTGCTGATCACCACGACCGAGGACATGCGCACGCTGCCGGTGGGCATCTCGCGCTTGCTCGACCAGGAGGGCAACACCGAATGGGGCGTGGTGATGGCGGCGACGTTGTTCGTCATCGTGCCGGTGATGCTGGTCTTCCTCTACGCCCAGCGCTTCGTGGTGGACGGCATCGCCGCCGGCGCAGTGAAAGGGTAG
- a CDS encoding glycerol-3-phosphate ABC transporter permease, producing the protein MQASDIARVARRDWREWLIFIVFVGPNLLLFGIFTYYPLAQNGVLAFSNYNLIARSGEFIGLRNFETVFGSTQFGKILTNTFVFTVVSVALLLALGLMIALLLNQKLRGRNAARSILFSPTILAGAAIAIVWIYIFDPRFGFIYAVLRPFGIPGPKWLTDPNWAMPAIIIVYVWKNLGYATVIFIAGLQAIPRELYEAARVDGAGALDRFWHVTLPGLSPVMFFLTVTTILTSFQAFDIINIMTKGGPVNATNTLIFHLYELFFVQSSAGRAAVVALLLFLLMMIVTLLQVRYLERRVSYA; encoded by the coding sequence GTGCAAGCAAGCGACATCGCCCGCGTCGCGCGCAGGGATTGGCGCGAGTGGCTGATCTTCATCGTGTTCGTCGGCCCGAACCTGCTGCTGTTCGGCATCTTCACCTACTATCCACTCGCTCAAAACGGCGTCCTTGCCTTCAGCAACTATAACCTGATCGCGCGCAGCGGCGAGTTCATTGGGCTGCGCAATTTCGAGACCGTCTTCGGCAGCACGCAGTTCGGCAAGATCCTCACCAACACGTTCGTCTTCACGGTGGTCTCGGTGGCGCTGCTGCTCGCCCTAGGGCTGATGATCGCGCTGCTGCTCAACCAAAAGTTGCGCGGCCGCAACGCCGCCCGCAGCATCTTGTTCTCGCCGACCATCTTGGCCGGCGCAGCCATCGCCATCGTGTGGATCTACATCTTCGACCCGCGCTTCGGCTTCATCTACGCCGTGCTGCGCCCGTTCGGCATCCCCGGCCCGAAGTGGCTGACCGATCCGAACTGGGCGATGCCGGCCATCATCATCGTCTACGTCTGGAAGAACCTGGGCTACGCGACGGTGATCTTCATTGCCGGCTTGCAAGCCATCCCGCGCGAGCTATACGAGGCGGCCCGCGTGGATGGCGCCGGCGCCCTCGATCGCTTTTGGCACGTCACGCTGCCCGGCCTCTCGCCGGTAATGTTCTTTCTGACGGTCACGACCATCCTCACCTCCTTCCAGGCCTTCGACATCATCAACATCATGACCAAGGGCGGGCCGGTGAACGCGACCAATACCTTGATCTTTCACCTCTACGAGCTGTTCTTCGTGCAGTCGTCGGCCGGACGGGCGGCCGTCGTGGCGCTGCTGCTGTTCCTGTTGATGATGATCGTGACCTTGCTGCAGGTGCGCTATTTGGAGCGACGGGTGAGCTATGCGTGA
- a CDS encoding oligoendopeptidase F, with amino-acid sequence MTKVLPRREEVPVEHTWDLESMYPTPEAWEGAYRRLESELPNLASFKGRLTESARTLHAYLSLVDRLAPEMYKIYNYADRRFDVDTTNQTNAARVSRAQSLAARFGAATAFAQPEILTLEPDTIGRFMAAEPALKIYKHFFDNLMRMKPHVRSAEVEEVMAQAGEALATPANVYTVLANADLKFADARTSKKKRVQVAQGNIDELLSSPDRTLRKSAWESYADGFLRMKNTFAEVMAGKVKATVLRARVHRYPDALTAALAPNNIPTDVYHNVIDACNRHIGIWHRYWDIRRRALGLDKMEVCDIFAPLAKPPRVTYKQAVKWIVGGLRPLGTKYVNAVKQGITTDRWVDIYPNQGKRDGAYSAGTYGTKPFIFMSYSEQGLGSLSTLAHEIGHSMHTLLTCQNQPFVYADYSLFAAEVASNFNQALVRAHLLQLGRGRDFEIAVIQEAMDNFHRYLFLMPINAQFEHWMHTTVEQGGALTADAMSAKLVELFRNGYGDAVHLDEPRVGVTWMQFSHFFADYYVWQYASGISAANALADSVLNKEPGAVNRYLDFLKAGSSMYALDALKMAGVDMTRPEPMDRAFKVLEGFVDRLEKLIEQRA; translated from the coding sequence ATGACCAAAGTTCTGCCTCGCCGCGAAGAAGTGCCGGTGGAACACACATGGGATCTGGAGAGTATGTATCCCACACCCGAAGCTTGGGAAGGGGCATATAGGCGGTTGGAGTCCGAGTTGCCGAACCTGGCGTCGTTCAAAGGGCGGCTGACCGAGTCGGCGCGCACGTTGCATGCGTATCTGAGCCTGGTGGACCGGCTCGCCCCGGAGATGTATAAGATCTACAACTACGCCGATCGCCGGTTCGACGTAGATACCACCAACCAGACGAACGCGGCGCGCGTGAGCCGGGCGCAAAGCCTGGCCGCGCGCTTCGGCGCAGCGACGGCCTTTGCCCAGCCGGAGATCCTCACCCTCGAACCGGATACGATCGGGCGTTTCATGGCTGCCGAGCCGGCGCTCAAGATCTACAAGCATTTCTTCGACAACTTGATGCGCATGAAGCCGCACGTGCGCTCGGCGGAGGTAGAGGAAGTGATGGCGCAGGCCGGCGAAGCGCTGGCGACGCCGGCCAACGTCTATACCGTGCTGGCCAACGCCGACCTGAAGTTCGCCGATGCGCGCACGAGCAAAAAGAAGCGCGTGCAGGTGGCCCAGGGCAACATTGATGAGCTGCTCAGCAGTCCCGATCGGACGTTGCGCAAGAGTGCATGGGAGAGCTACGCCGATGGCTTCCTGCGCATGAAGAACACCTTTGCCGAGGTGATGGCCGGCAAAGTGAAGGCGACGGTGCTGCGCGCGCGTGTGCATCGTTACCCGGATGCGCTCACGGCGGCGCTCGCGCCGAACAACATCCCCACTGACGTGTATCACAACGTCATTGACGCTTGCAATCGCCACATCGGCATCTGGCATCGCTACTGGGACATTCGCCGGCGCGCGCTCGGCCTGGACAAGATGGAGGTGTGCGATATCTTCGCGCCGCTGGCGAAGCCGCCGCGCGTCACCTACAAGCAGGCCGTCAAGTGGATCGTCGGCGGGTTGCGGCCGTTAGGGACGAAATACGTGAACGCGGTCAAGCAAGGTATCACCACCGATCGCTGGGTGGACATCTATCCCAACCAAGGCAAGCGCGACGGCGCCTATTCCGCCGGCACCTACGGCACTAAGCCGTTCATCTTCATGAGCTACAGCGAACAGGGCCTGGGCAGCCTGAGCACGCTGGCGCACGAGATCGGCCACTCGATGCACACGCTGCTGACCTGCCAGAACCAGCCGTTCGTCTACGCCGACTACTCGCTGTTTGCCGCCGAGGTGGCCTCCAACTTCAACCAGGCGCTGGTGCGGGCGCACTTGCTCCAACTCGGCCGCGGGCGCGACTTCGAGATCGCCGTCATTCAGGAAGCCATGGACAACTTCCATCGTTACCTGTTCCTGATGCCGATCAACGCGCAGTTCGAGCATTGGATGCACACCACGGTGGAGCAGGGCGGCGCGCTGACCGCCGACGCGATGAGTGCCAAGCTGGTCGAGCTTTTCAGGAACGGCTATGGCGATGCGGTGCATCTCGACGAACCGCGCGTGGGCGTGACGTGGATGCAGTTCTCTCACTTCTTCGCCGATTACTACGTGTGGCAATATGCCTCCGGCATCAGTGCGGCCAATGCGCTGGCCGATAGTGTGTTGAACAAGGAGCCGGGCGCGGTCAATCGCTACTTGGACTTCCTCAAGGCCGGCAGCTCGATGTATGCGCTCGATGCGCTCAAGATGGCCGGCGTGGACATGACCCGACCGGAGCCGATGGATCGCGCCTTTAAGGTCCTGGAAGGCTTCGTGGATCGCCTAGAGAAGTTGATCGAGCAACGCGCGTGA
- a CDS encoding ABC transporter, which translates to MFMGLAAEKYDRQYSDRQLLRRMAAYFAPYRGRLLRLALVILAITTIGLVSPLLIARGIDLVGVQPNVGAIIALCVGLLVLSVVNWLCNLTRRRMTVRLIADVIGQMRNDAFEATIHHDMAFFDEFQSGKVIARITNDTQELSQVTVLISDLISQFTILIVLIAVLFTISWQLTLALLVMAPVVVFFGWAFRRVARMVTRSGFRVIAEVNSAIQEAVAGIRVAKSFRQEQAIYDRFKQINRRSYEVNLRRGFVLSNVFPTLNAMAGLGTAVMTYMGGLAAVGGAVSVGAWYLFIISLEQFWFPMTNIASFWSQIQGGLSACERIFALMDAESSVKQIENAKFKSDGAHGSTLNSRVQGEIEFKHVDFRYNDQQQVLRDFSLRIAPGESVALVGHTGAGKSSIIKLITRFYEFQGGQILVDGRDIRTFDLTEYRRQLGLVSQTPFLFNDTVMNNIRYARPELSEAEVEAIAQRIGDGEWVEALPNGLLTQVGERGQHLSMGQRQLVALARVLAQHPPIFILDEATASVDPFTEKQIQAALNLILADSTSILIAHRLSTVKAVDRIIVLDRGKIVEEGSHEALMARGGHYATLYDTYFRHQSADFNAETYRKLKV; encoded by the coding sequence ATGTTCATGGGACTCGCTGCCGAGAAATACGATCGGCAATACAGCGACCGGCAATTGCTTCGCCGCATGGCAGCCTACTTCGCGCCATATCGCGGTCGGCTGCTCCGGCTGGCCCTCGTCATCCTGGCCATCACGACCATCGGTCTGGTCAGCCCGCTGCTCATTGCGCGCGGCATTGATTTGGTCGGCGTTCAGCCCAACGTGGGAGCGATCATCGCGCTGTGCGTCGGCTTGCTCGTGCTGTCGGTCGTCAACTGGTTGTGCAACCTGACGCGCCGGCGCATGACCGTTCGGCTGATCGCCGATGTGATCGGCCAGATGCGCAACGACGCCTTCGAGGCCACCATCCATCATGACATGGCCTTCTTCGATGAGTTTCAATCCGGCAAGGTCATCGCGCGCATCACCAACGACACGCAGGAGCTCTCGCAGGTCACGGTGCTGATCTCGGACCTGATCAGCCAGTTCACCATCCTGATCGTGCTGATCGCCGTGTTGTTCACCATCTCGTGGCAGCTCACGCTGGCCTTGCTGGTGATGGCGCCGGTGGTGGTGTTCTTCGGCTGGGCCTTCCGCCGCGTAGCGCGCATGGTGACCCGCTCCGGCTTTCGGGTGATCGCCGAGGTCAACAGCGCGATCCAAGAAGCCGTGGCCGGCATCCGCGTGGCCAAGAGCTTCCGCCAGGAGCAGGCCATCTACGACCGTTTCAAGCAGATCAACCGGCGCTCATACGAAGTCAACTTGCGGCGCGGCTTCGTGCTGTCGAACGTCTTCCCGACGTTGAACGCGATGGCCGGCCTTGGCACGGCCGTCATGACCTACATGGGCGGCCTTGCGGCGGTGGGCGGGGCGGTCTCGGTCGGCGCCTGGTATCTGTTCATCATCAGCCTGGAGCAGTTTTGGTTCCCCATGACGAACATTGCTTCGTTCTGGAGCCAGATCCAGGGTGGGCTGTCGGCCTGTGAACGCATCTTCGCGCTGATGGATGCGGAATCGTCCGTCAAGCAAATTGAAAATGCAAAATTCAAAAGCGATGGCGCGCACGGCAGCACCCTCAATTCCAGGGTGCAGGGCGAGATCGAATTCAAGCATGTGGACTTTCGCTACAACGACCAACAACAGGTGTTGCGCGACTTCTCATTGCGCATCGCGCCTGGCGAGAGCGTGGCGCTGGTGGGGCACACCGGCGCAGGCAAGAGCAGCATCATCAAGCTGATCACGCGCTTCTACGAGTTCCAGGGCGGCCAGATTTTGGTGGATGGTCGCGATATTCGCACGTTCGATCTGACCGAGTACCGCCGGCAGCTCGGCCTAGTGTCGCAGACGCCCTTCCTGTTCAACGACACGGTGATGAACAACATCCGCTACGCCCGACCCGAGCTGAGTGAGGCTGAAGTGGAGGCAATAGCGCAGCGCATCGGCGACGGTGAGTGGGTCGAGGCGCTGCCCAACGGGTTGCTCACCCAAGTGGGCGAACGCGGCCAGCACCTCTCGATGGGCCAGCGTCAGCTCGTCGCTCTGGCGCGGGTGCTCGCGCAACATCCGCCCATCTTTATCCTCGACGAGGCGACGGCCAGCGTGGATCCATTCACCGAAAAGCAGATCCAGGCTGCGCTCAACTTGATCTTGGCCGATAGCACCTCGATCCTGATCGCCCACAGGCTTTCGACCGTCAAGGCGGTGGATCGCATCATCGTGCTCGACCGTGGCAAGATCGTCGAAGAAGGCAGCCACGAGGCGTTGATGGCGCGCGGCGGACACTACGCGACGCTCTACGATACTTATTTCCGGCACCAGTCGGCCGACTTCAACGCAGAGACCTATCGAAAGCTGAAGGTGTAA
- a CDS encoding ABC transporter: MGQTTSIGLALGDRLPKRQTSRLRRRSVRIFLHVHTSTTVSPRSTTSEFSVEREWHSDRRSPARWVFSHIWRYKVYILGILIGSLGNAGGGAVMPVLVGQAFNAVTAQPPNTTTLGLTAVLIVASQIARAILQLGRNFSSEIIGQRIERDARDELYTSLIGKSMSFHDRQSIGDIMARATNDVREINLLMNPGINLVVGSAAFLIFPLIIGPRIHPQLVLVPLFYVVAYVLAVAYYLRRLAPATERVRRAFGQMNATLAESIEGVETVKGAAQEDREIARFRHKVDAWRAAAIGQGDVESLYLPALIFGMTMALGLLHSLLLYHAGAINVGDVVAYNGVLMFLQFPTFATQFAYPQVSSGLASARRILELMNAETLLDENKGGYAGKIRGDVEFDHVTFAYGKDERPALQDVTLSVKAGQTVAIVGQTGAGKSTLTKMINRIYDVDAGCVRVDGVDVRDWDLDALRRQISTIEQDVFLFSRTIAENIKFGCPDATQAEIEQAAKAAQAHDFILSFKDGYNTIVGERGVTLSGGQRQRIAIARAFLADPRILILDDSTSAIDSATEDLIQQAMFRVAQGRTTFLITHRLSQIRWADVIVVLKQGRVVACGSHEALMRTSKDYRAIFAGDDERPKKSASISPLSTPDLPREARGALDAGGREWEVGSRE, translated from the coding sequence ATGGGTCAGACCACTTCAATCGGTCTGGCCCTTGGCGACCGGTTGCCGAAACGGCAGACTTCTCGACTACGGAGACGATCAGTTAGAATCTTCTTGCACGTGCACACCTCTACTACGGTCTCTCCGCGCTCCACGACGAGCGAGTTTTCTGTCGAAAGAGAATGGCATTCGGACCGGCGTAGCCCGGCGCGTTGGGTCTTCTCTCACATCTGGCGCTACAAGGTCTACATCCTGGGCATCCTGATCGGCTCGCTCGGCAACGCGGGCGGCGGCGCGGTGATGCCGGTGCTGGTCGGCCAGGCGTTCAATGCGGTTACCGCACAGCCGCCCAATACCACGACGCTTGGCCTGACGGCCGTGCTCATCGTCGCTTCGCAAATCGCGCGCGCCATTCTGCAGTTGGGCCGTAACTTCTCCTCGGAGATCATCGGCCAACGCATCGAGCGCGATGCGCGTGACGAGCTCTACACCAGTCTGATCGGTAAGAGCATGTCGTTCCACGACCGGCAATCCATCGGCGACATCATGGCGCGCGCCACGAACGACGTGCGCGAAATCAACCTGCTGATGAACCCCGGCATCAACCTCGTGGTGGGGTCGGCGGCGTTTTTGATCTTCCCACTGATTATCGGGCCGCGCATTCATCCCCAGCTCGTCTTAGTGCCGCTGTTCTACGTGGTTGCGTACGTGCTCGCCGTGGCCTACTACTTGCGCAGGCTCGCCCCGGCCACCGAGCGCGTGCGCCGCGCCTTCGGTCAGATGAATGCGACGCTGGCCGAGTCCATCGAGGGCGTCGAGACGGTGAAGGGCGCCGCACAAGAGGACCGCGAGATTGCGCGCTTCCGCCACAAGGTAGATGCCTGGCGCGCAGCTGCAATCGGGCAGGGCGATGTGGAGTCGCTCTATTTGCCCGCGCTGATCTTCGGCATGACCATGGCGCTGGGCTTGTTGCACAGTTTGCTGCTCTACCACGCCGGCGCGATCAACGTGGGCGATGTGGTGGCCTACAACGGCGTGCTGATGTTCTTGCAGTTCCCGACGTTCGCCACGCAGTTCGCCTATCCACAGGTGTCTTCCGGCCTGGCCAGCGCGCGGCGCATCCTGGAGTTGATGAATGCGGAGACGCTGCTCGACGAAAACAAGGGCGGCTACGCCGGCAAGATCCGCGGTGATGTCGAGTTCGATCACGTCACGTTCGCCTATGGCAAGGATGAGCGGCCGGCGTTGCAGGATGTCACCCTTTCGGTCAAGGCCGGCCAAACTGTAGCCATCGTCGGACAGACCGGTGCAGGCAAAAGCACGCTCACCAAGATGATCAATCGCATCTACGACGTGGATGCCGGCTGCGTGCGCGTGGATGGCGTGGACGTGCGTGACTGGGACCTGGACGCGCTACGCCGGCAGATCTCCACTATCGAGCAGGACGTCTTCCTGTTCTCGCGCACCATCGCTGAGAACATCAAGTTCGGCTGTCCGGATGCAACTCAGGCGGAGATCGAGCAGGCGGCCAAGGCGGCCCAGGCGCACGACTTCATCCTCTCCTTCAAGGATGGATATAACACCATCGTCGGCGAACGCGGCGTCACGCTCTCAGGCGGGCAGCGCCAACGCATCGCCATCGCGCGTGCCTTCCTGGCCGATCCGCGCATCCTCATCCTGGACGACTCCACCAGCGCCATTGACAGCGCGACCGAAGATTTGATTCAGCAGGCTATGTTCCGCGTGGCGCAAGGACGCACCACATTCCTGATCACGCATCGCTTGTCCCAGATTCGTTGGGCAGATGTGATCGTCGTGCTCAAGCAGGGTCGCGTGGTGGCCTGCGGCTCGCACGAGGCGCTCATGCGCACGTCCAAGGACTATCGCGCGATCTTCGCGGGCGATGACGAGCGCCCGAAGAAATCTGCCTCGATATCCCCACTTTCGACTCCCGACTTGCCACGCGAGGCGCGAGGCGCGCTGGATGCCGGAGGTCGGGAGTGGGAGGTAGGGAGTAGGGAGTAG